Within Anolis sagrei isolate rAnoSag1 chromosome X, rAnoSag1.mat, whole genome shotgun sequence, the genomic segment tcaatgagctactgatgactggcactgctcgtttgcttcttctggcttcctgctacacagcaatgatgccaacttcccccaagaaaattccctgcaagagccatgtgccttgtaaccttactttctgaatACCCttgtatatcccacttttctccccaacTGGacacaaagcagctcacaacataatacaatacaaatcaaagcgTATTTAACATAACATGcaagacaaaaatcacacaaagcataataacatcctgaaataaaataaaaaaacatttaatgTTGCTAAGATTATTGCTCAGGGTTCCCACAAATCctgtacataattttaaaaagctgAGTGTGTTAAGACATTTCCTTTGACACTGTGTCCCAAGGAATCACATCTCATGGAACAATGTctcatagaaaaagaaaaaatgtttatttggttacttaatacttcatcacactagagaattaatctactttaaatttggtttctgcctcctgcagaattctggcatttatagtttagtgaggctgttaaaggctcctccctaaactacaaaccccagaattctgcaggaggcagcaaccggacttaaagtggattaattctctagtgtgatgggtTCCTTAGTGTCGTGGCTTATACTTGTTTAaatgaaggagatggagaaggagaagagaggaggcaaATGTTTGTGCCCTATTTATTACTTCTAACTAGAGTCAATGTTGACTggtaagaaatggggctacaaagtagaatccatgacatgcaagtgtggagaagagcaaaccacagaccacttactgcaatgcgACTTGagccatgccacatgcacaatggaggactttcttgcagcaacaccagaggcattccaagtggccagctactggacaAAGAACATTTAATTGAATACCacgtttgcaaactttgtgttttgtttgtttgtttgttttttaatgcaatacaattgtttggttcactcctgacatgataaataaataaaataagtcaaCATTGTTGACTGGTAAATCATCATTGTTGACTGGTAAGTCAACATGTATGCAAATGCTATTGAGATAATGAATCTACTCTAATTGGAACTAATAGGATTCAGTCTATATGCTGTCAGTGTTTACATCAAAAAGAAAGTTCTCTtctgagtaaatcttgccaagaaaaccctgtgtctAGTTATGCACATAAAGCTATAGACTCAGAGATGACTGTATTCCAATGTATAATTTTTTAACTCATTAGCAAAGTTGAACCTTGTTGTACTAATACCTGCCCCATCTTTAtaaattatttgatttttttagtcATTTATAAAACTTATTTAGAAATAGAGCGCTGTATCTTTTCTTACACCAATATTTGAACTGACTGAAAATCCATTTCCCTATCCTATGCTTCCAGCACCATCAAAAGAATTTGTGTTAAATGGGAAAGTATGCCCTGCATGCTACActgcttttgaaaaatgtggcaacAAGACTGTGGCATGTTTTGGATCACAGCATTTCTGTTTCGATGTGTCTACATTAGTAAAGATTGGTAAGTTTAATTCAATGGCCAATTGATTTCTCctctatttttaaattttatttctttatgtgAGCTTAGGTTTAGCTACAGTGCTATCTGGGTCCTGATATAGATGGAGACTGCTACTCTTCCCTCTTACAAAAGACATGTAAAGGCACTTCATTTAACCAAAGTGGCTGCACCATGCTAAATGCCAAATTTCTTTGCACTTGCAACATTTACAGCCCCAGAATCACTATAGGAAACTTTAGTTTTCCAGATCTGTTAGGCTGGAACTCCCTTCACCTTTAGATAGTAAAGCCTATAGTAAGGCAAACTGAATCTAGACAACAATCCATGGTTCATTTCCAGGATACCAGATCAATCTAGAAAAAAAAGATCTTGCTGAACTCTGTTCTTGAGAAATTATTTTGTGGTTAGGGCAGGATGCATGTCAACCAAATTTAGTGGACCTCTGGAAGTTAATGGTGTCAACAATAGTGGTGGCATTATGCAGGTGTGTGAGTGCAAACTGAACCCAGTGACACCATCAGAGAGGGACAATTCCAAAATAACAATCTAGCagatcatctatctctatctatctacctacctacctacctacctacctacctatctcagtggttcccaacctttttttttgaccagggaccacttgatcagcgacctctttgaccagagaccactttgaccatgaacctctttgaccagggatcactttgaccagggacctctttgaccaggaaccacttgatcagggaccactttgaccactggccacttgaccagggaccacttgaccagagaccactttgaccagggaccactttgaccagggaccactttgaccagggaccactttgaccagggactactttgaccagggaccactttgagcagggaccacttttaccaatgaccacttgaacagagaccatttgaccagggactactttgaccagggaccactttgaccagggaccacttgaccaggaaccactttgaccagggattattttgaccagggatcatttgaccagggaccactttgaccagggaccacttgaccaggaaccactttgaccagggattattttgaccagggatcatttgaccagggaccactttgaccagggatcacactCCAGCTTACACGTACTGCCCACAAAGATAAAGCTGTCTCACTCCCTAATCATAACAATGCTTCAAATAGTGCGGTTTTGCCTGCACACCAGTAGTTCTAATTGCTACTAAGTTTTAAAAAAggtattttctaaaaaaaatatctaattttctggtattttaacTACATTCATGTGGTGTGGACTGGAATGGGAGGGTGGGGGGAATGCCATGTGCTATTGCACAGAGTTAcaccaaaactaataaaatcacTAGGCAACAATGATTTTCTTGATCATTCCTCTGATTCTTTTACATTCAGATGGAAAGGAGACAGCATATACCATGAAGGGCTGTACAACTGAGTCTGTCTGTGCTTCATTATCAAGTAGTCGGTCTCCAATGTTGGGAGAAGCCATTGTTACGAAAATTGAATGCACACCTGATGTACTTCATGGGTCAGCCTCCCCCAAGCTCGTCCTACTACTCTGCTATGGGCTCCTGCTGCTGAAGATCCTCTTGTAAACGATGCCCTTGCAGGATTTTACCAACTAAACAATTAGTCATGCCTTTACTGAATCCACATGTTTTCAGTTCACCATGCTGCTTGGACATCCAGGTGGAGTTTCTCTTCATTCATCAGCAAGAATAAACTCCAATTGTAAAACCAAAGAAAAttgaatgtgtgttttttttaaaaaaaattatgtatTTGAGTTTGGCTTGCCTGTACAGCCTGGTCTGACATGTTTAGGGTTTGGGAAGCATTCGGTGATGTCCATTGCTACTGTTCTGCTCTCCCCAGAGCTTCCAGGAAGCACAGGCGGTCTGTCTTAGAGAGTTCAGGGGAAAAATTGAAAAAGAGACTATAGGTGGCTAGAGCTTTCCATGGGCTTAGAAATTCCCTTGCCAACTATTTCCAGAAACTAGAAAGCCAATACTTTGGGAAATGTTTGGCAACATCCATTACCACTGCGGTGCTCTCTCAAAGGCTGACACACATTTGATTGAGACTTTGGGAGGGCACAGCAGCAGCAATTGGCATTGCCAACCATTGCCTATTGCTTTCACAGTAGCTGCCTTTAGTTGATCACACCTTCCTTCCTTGATACAGGGCTGTTGTGTGAATTCTTGTTAGAGGAATGGGGTCCCAATCTTTCATCCCCCTTTCTTCCAAGGTAGGGGACTGATGTGTGGATgtagacatggtggttgtgagtagTCATCTCCTCTTCCTCGTGATGCATGAGGTCACCATGTGAATATGTACATTGTGACACCAGGCTATTGAAGGTGGCTGCTGCGAGGCACATTCTTCATAGGGGTGTGTGAAATCCCAGCAGTCAATTAGGAATTTGGCCAAATTTGGCCATTTCAGCAATTTGTAGATACAAACCTCCAAAACAAAATGCTGGAAGGCCACCAGAGACCCAAAACAGAATCAAACAGCACCTTCCTCCTCATGgaattttggagaaaaaaatcatTAGGTTTGTTTGTATTCTGACCATTTTTtcccatagttaaagcaatattgGCTGACCCGTTGGGGTCATGGGGCTGAGCGCAGCCATATTTGCTGCATCACATGGTCTTCCTCATCCAACCACAGGATGATTTTCCTCTCCATTATcctggacttcaaatcccagaattcccatttttttcctGCGAGTTGTTTTCACCTCTCAGtaggagtatatatatatatatatatatatatatatatatatatatatgaccctAAAAATCAGTGCaggagtgaaacattctgaaacttggcacaaatgatGCCCTAATCATGTTCTGCCACTGCGCGGAAAATCAAAAGGATaccttttttggttttttaaaaatgttatttctaaaaacttttaaaatttccaaaAGATCAGTGGATGAGCGAAATGTCATGAAATGTGACAGACTTACAATTGTAAATGTGTTCTAGAAATGTCCCAAGTTTCAtgaaaatgacagaaaaatgaGCCTCtaaagcactggttctcaacctgtgggtccccagatgccaTCAAATGTCACAAAGCCACTTCTGGTGGTTGCCCACAGGATTGCATTGCATCAGCGTAGAGAAACAGAATGAAGACTGCATGTTCTAGAGTCGTTGCTAACTAAAAAAATGCAATGTATCTTTGTGTCAGGAGAATTGGTACCATGGTTTCCTTTATACACATGTCTCCTTCATGGTGATGCCAGCTCCCCAAAGCCTGTCTACAACTGCTGTCCTATCCTTCTTTTGCTCTGTTGAATCTACTTTAAGGATCTCatgaagacatccagagaaagAATAAATGGTGTACTGCAGAGAGTGGAAGCTGGAGCCTTGCCTTCCTTCATCCTCTCCcatttcttcctcccccccccccccctatttaaatgcaaatgaaatgctttgtccaggttggttcatcaggtgctctgctatggctgacttctctggttggagtagtctgcagtgcctttcatgttccttgattcgtgtgaaccaacctggacacagcatattatttgagaacacagaaatgctggaccactctcacaaccaccatgtcagactacacagagaagccattgaaatccacaagcatgtggacaatttcaacagaaaggaagaaaccatgaaaatgaacaaaatctggctaccagtattaaaaaactcaaaaattacaacagcaaaacaacagagagtaaacaatcaggcacatcaaatcacctctcaactaaagattcccccaggcacttccaagccattaaatgctaatcagggtggtcagttgaaacattcacacctagctccagcagacaaaagtcctttgtcttatcctggtcattccacagatatataaacccatttttcctacttccaacagacctcactacctctgaggatgcttgccatagatccaggtgaaacgtcaggagaaaattcctctagaacatggccatatagcccggaaaaaactacaacaacccagcagttTCATTAATTGAGCATTTTGTTCATAACTGTTCCTCAGTTTACTATAAATAGAACAAAAAGGTACTTGCATTTTTATGCATGCTTACCTAATTCATAGGAATTGAACCCATGTATTGAAGGTTCGATTCCTTTTTGCAGCCTCtaagacaatggttctcaacccatgggtccccagatattttggccttcagctcccagaaatccaaacagctggtatactgaatttctgggaattgtaagccaaaacacctggggacccacaggttgagaaccactgctctaaagtttCCCCTTAAGCCATCTACTTCAACTCAACTCAAAAGgctgtaattgaaaaaaaaaatcttaaaaactaaaattaaagaTCCTACAAACTTACAGTAATAAGTGTGTCCTAcaagtgtggcaagtttcatcctgatagctgtttttttttaaagtcagtcttctgaggctgagaaatgtTCAATCCTCTGTGACTCGTCCAAAgtgcttaaattgaaaaaaaaaatcctaaaaatcagtggatgactgcATCTTTCTTAAACTTGGCAAGAATGATGCTCTTCTCATGTTCTGCCATTCTCATGTTCTGCCATTAAAAGCTtacctcttttgttttgttttttaaagttatttgtAAAAACTTTCCGAAAAATCATTGGATGATGGAAccattttgaaacttggcagacttacAGCCATAAATGTGCGCAACAGTGGTAAACGtgtgctacaattgtagcaagtttcatcctgatagccataaaatgaCAAAGAAATGAGCCTCTAAGATTTCACCATTGCCATCAATCGAACAAAACtaacaaattaataacaaaaCTTCTGGAATTCGGATTGGAAGCAGGGACCATCCAAATTTCAATATGAAATTTGAAATGGATTTCTGCTGTTTTGCACCCCTATTTCTTCAAAACCAACCTCCCTGGCTCTACAATGCTTTGCCACACGTCCAGATATGTTGGCGGTTTTTCTACTTCCACATGGTTCCTGCACACTCAACCCCACATTTCTTCAAATATAACATACATAATCTGATATGAGTATAGCATACATAACCTTAGCAGTCTCTCTTTCAAGAACTAACCAGACCTGGGCCTTCTAAGCTTCCAAAACCAAACAATATCTGATGCTTTCAGCATGATTTTCAACCATTCTAATTTGATACAGGCAGTCCTGATCCTTTTTCAgcatattttcctttttcttaatttatttttttacaatatgtgtgtgtgtgtgtgtgacataaGTTCACCCATCTTATGATTGTACATTTCCCCCTCCTTTATTCTCTCTCATCCttgtgctccccttctccagagccatctcttcttctaaaatcccaccaaaagttcagttcttcacgtggaggtaaattcccatcttcttttcccAATACTTTTTTTCTAAAAATCTTCTTCAGACTTTCAAAGTCATTGATTTTCCATAgtcccttctttacttttaaatttGATGTTTGTTTATGCCATTCTCCagacttctttataccattcatCAGTTTGTACCatcatttcccctttccaattttGCTATTTTGCTATTAATAATCTAGCTGCTGTTAATAGCTTGTCTATCATCATTCCCTTCAGCTCTTTTAATTCATagcaatattttaattaattaattaattaataatttttatttcttgctcgcttctcctcatggctcgaggtgggttacaacattgttaaaacacacattcatgtaaaaacacatattaaaatacacatattaaacatATTTCCTCAAAATACATATtcaatacacaaaacaaagattaaacataagatgcaagggtttgtgtgtgtgtgtgtgagtcaggagcaacttgagaaactgcaatggtgaaatgggttaaacccttgtgctggcaggaccgaagaccaacaggtcagaggttcgaatatggcgagagtgcgaatgagctccctctgtcagctccagctccccatgcagggacatgagagaagcctcccataagcatggtaaagcatcaaagcatccaggtgtctcctgggcaacatcctttcagacagccaattccctcacaccagatgTCTGTgttggcctgccagaagagataggtcttcacttgtgtcttaaattgcgacagctgatctagctgttggagcttttccagcaggtcattccacagttttggggcGGCCGATAAAAAGGTCCTTCGAgtgacagttgccagttgggttctggcaggtTGGAGCAGATGCCCCCAGAGAACTTCACTGTTCGAAGCGGATTGTACAGAAGGCAatcttgtaggtaacctggacccttACTCTTTTTTGTACTCCATTTACTACATTGCTACAGATTGGACTGACAGTGCAAAAGTAATTCGCATTCAACTTTCAGGTGGAGATGACAGGAAGAGACAGAATCTTGTCATTCACAATAGGCTCAGGAAAGAAACAAACTATATGTTGTTTCTTTGCCAACTTGACCTACCTTTAATGTTGCTTGGCCTCACATGTCATGGTTTTAGACTACTGCCCACCCTGTCTACTTTCTGTAAAACCCTAAAAATCCcaataaagtggccttttgcagctggcagatggtaattttgtcagcgccaattgtgtttaagtgcaggccaaggtctttaggcactgcatcagtgtgccaatcactaggcctgggcaatgcatggttctaaatggttctaaagtacttacaaaactaaagttctggtggtgaaaatttcagaactctaacaaaactttcaaaatttaattattatttcattattggtgatttttatgacagaactacttaggaactgccatttataatgaaatattgagagttttgttagagttctgaaattttcacccccagaactttagttttgtaagtactttagaaccatgcattgcccaggcctacACCACCGGGACCatcttgattggcttgtgccagtctttgcagttcgatctttaaatcctcatatcttcttcttcttcttcttcttcttattattattattattagtattattattgtggttttaCTTTGTGAAATGTTTGAAGGTATGTTTCAGGGTATTTTAGCTTTACTGtaatcatttctttctttctttctttctttctttcttttagaagGGGGATTTTATTACAgtcaactgaaaaaaaaaacatgtttctcCAAGATTCATGTTCTAATCTTTTTTCTAGTCAGAAGACCTTGggtagtaaaaataaaaaaagaaagaggaacctTTGCACCACAAAGAAGTGACCCTTGCCTCACTGGGCTGAGTAAAAACAgagattttagaaaaaaaacattgGCCTCTCTTTTAAATAATTTATCAGGGCTGCAGAATAAAGGAGGTTGGTCCAACTTGGCTGGCAGGAATTAAAATGTACCACTGAATTCTTTGTGGTTAATTCTATAATGCAAACAGCTTGATATCCCAAAGatgtataaaatatatttgaatatttcaGACTGAATCTTGGAATAGTGGAGTCAAATTACTAAAGCAGGTCAAAGGCTCTTGCTTAGAACGCAAGGAAACAAAGAGCTATTGTGATAGAATCACTAGACATTCTGAAAAGAGCGCTCTTGCATCTAAGACCGAGGAGCAGTAAGGACTGCCAAAGAGATCTGAAACCTGCTGGTAAGCTCTTGGTTGCATAAATAATTCCAGATGATCATCACAGTCATTTCCAGTAATTCTGAATCATACAAAGTATTATTTAAATAGAGTGGCCCTCAAGATATTAGAAGCTGCAAGTTGGTAACATCAGTTGGTTTCTGTGTGACCCGAGTCACAAGGACAGTGTCTTTTTGGAAATACGATCTTCTGGAATAGACTCTCGACTACAGCTGATGGAAAGGCGTgacatcgagccagggtgaaggACCTCCAATTATTAAGAACCTCTAGATTTGTTAAGTATGCCagaggggaggcaagatatctatTGTCTTTGTTGACAATGAAGGTTCGGGTCGGATCTAGATCCATTTGGTGCTCTGTGTCTATGATATGTTGTTTGacaagtgctttggcttgatcgTATTCCATACTGAGTAGCAACCCTGGGGAGAAGCCCAGTGATGAGATTTTAGTTGCTATAGACTGTTTCCATGTGGACTGGAAGTCATATTCCATGGTTAAAGGAACAAGACCAAGGGGAGCATGGGATACTCTGAGCCAGTAGATAAGTATGACCACCCATATCCTGGCCTCCATTCTTATGAAACCTGTCTCCAGTCACAGGACAGCACTGGAAATGCATTTTGGTACTTGcagggccgatctcagaaactttgtaCCAGCTCTAGTGGAAAAGGGCCCTAGCTGGGCAACATACAGGACTTGTGCTTGTTACTTAGTTTCAAATAGTTTAAGTGCTGcaggtgtgaagtggccccctcttgacttaagatattttaaaatggcaattgagctcctctGTGCAGCGTGGGCTATGTGATCTCCGTGGGCTTCTCTGCTACTGGTTGATTGGAAGACTACCCAAGTATTTGAAACACGGGAACTACTCGATTTTATGTCTGTCTATGCTGCAACTGTGACTCTTGAGTATTTTGgcaaaagccatgattttggttttattgtaactaagttggagctgatctgctTTTCACTATTGTGTTAGTGCTCTCATTGCTCTTTTAAGGCCAATGGGTGTTCTTGAGAGTACAGCTGCGTCATCTACATAAAGTAAGGTGGAAATATGTCTTCCTGTCAGTTTTGGGGGGCAGGGCGGGGTGGAAATCCTTGTTGTGAAAATGGTCCACCATAGAGTTGATGTAAAAGTTAAATAGTAGAGGGGccaggatgcagccttgcttACCAAGTTTTCCCGTTCCAACTGCCTCTGTGAAGTCCCTTCATGAAATAGGTGTATTAGGTGAAGTAGTTGGCTATCAACTGTAGAGCTCTCCAGTTTTTCCCATAGTTTGACTTGGGAGATGGAGTCGAAGTCTGCTTTAAAGTCAATTGAGTCGACATACAGTGAGGATATGTTTTGGGAGGAGTATTTTTCAACAAGATGTTGCAATACCAGACATTGGTCTATGGTGGATCAaccttccctgaatccagcttgctcTTCAGCAAGTATGCTTTCTTGTTCCAGCCAGTCTTGGAGTATCCATTGAAGATGTCTTGCATATAACATACTGATTGTATTGAGGAGGCTGATTGGTCTGTAGTTTCCAgggccatctttctttctttttgtagatGGGGACAATGATTACAAGCCCCCAGTCCTTGGGGATTTGGACATAGTTGTCAATGCATATGAAAAGTGTGGCTTTTCATTGAGATAGcactaaaaatgatgggaaggggaggctTCATAGGCTCCCCATTACCAGCAATGACCTGGATCTTGCCGCATTTTTTGCCTGAGGACTGAAAATGGCTTTTTGGGTGTACACCCGTTTTCAGGAGTTGCACAAAAATGGATCCGCGGATCCATTGAAATTTAGAGAGCAGAAATAGATCACAGTTCAGCTGGAATGCACAAGCCTAAGGggcccctggtagcgcagcgggttaaaccgctgagctgctgaacttgcagactcaaaggttggcggttcaaatctggagagtggggtgagaacctgctgttagccccagcttctgtcaacctagcatttcgaaaacatgcaaatgtgagtaaatcaatacttactgctctggcaggaaggtagtgGCGCTTTATGCAATCAtgtcagtcacatgaccttggaggtttctacggacaatgctggcttaaaaatggagatggactcataccccagagttggacatgactagatttaatgtcaaggtgaaacctttacctttactaacacaTATatctttttttgggtggggggagggaaTGTTGAGAAGGAAGACTTCACTACCTCCTTGACTAATGCTCACCATCTCTCCTGCAAGCAGGTTTAAAATGTTAATATTGATCACACTCACTGGGGGATTCTGTCTATTGAAGTTAAAAGGGGTCACTTCTGGTTTAATGcatgtaatgttggtggaattCTATAGATAATTTGCACAAAAACCTTCATGAAACATAAAATATCAGAGGTTAACACTCTTTTAAAAGATGGTGGCCACTCTTTCAATCTTGGAGGAAGGAGACAGTAAATTTCCTTTGAAGAAATAGTGCTGAAAAAAATCCAATGATGTGTGTTAGGAGCTATTCAAGCCGGAGTCCACTTGAATACATACAATGATCACCACTATCACCACAATCATGTTTGGACAAAATCCCCTtggcatctcctcctatgaaccagctaggacgttaagatcgtctggggaggtcctgctctcgattccgcctgcgtcaTAAGAGCGTTTgccgaggatgagagacagggcattctcagtggtggcctctcagctagggaacgcccttcctacagacattagatcagccccctccctgttagccgttcatgaagacctggttgtccgagcaggcatttgaaaaggcagtgtaacgaatataggaatatggaacaattggatgatgaacttggatcttgattttaactatgagacactaatgagatgttttactgatttataatgattgtttattatgctactgttttaattgcctttaaccgttttatgatgttttgagcattgaatttatCTACTGAGTCGCCCGAggcctgagaaaagcggtatattaatatagtaaataaataaataaataaataaataaataaataaataaatagatcctcCAGGTCCCACGGGGCTGTGATGTGACCAACCAACTATGACACAGGAGGAGTCATACTATGTAGGGATGTCATGGCAACTTTTGCCATGGCAACACCTCTCTCTTCCCCCTGCTTCCCATCTTTCCATTGTCCTCTATTCAACATCTCAACTTGCAACATCTCAACTTCTTGCTCATAGGTGAGTGGGGACATTTTCCATCCTTTCCTAAGCAGACTCTCTTCTGCTTTTCCATGACATCCTTCGAAGGGGCAGGAGGGGCAATATTTTAGTCTGATTTAAAGACACAATAGTATACTcaaatatttcttattatttggtTTGAGGACACTAAAGTTTGAAGTAGCACAATATTTGCTGGGGCTTATCTGAAATCAATGGGGAGCAAatcattatatcatcatcatatcatatttaattacttattaatcgccctccatccgagaatgctctaggtgatttacagctaaattgtaaaagataaaatacatacatacagaaattaaaaaattaacagagatcgaatgctctagtaaaaagccaggtcttaagtgctagagtaaaaggtcttaagtcatgcatggctctcatatagggtggcaaggaattccataaggcaggggcagaaatagaaaaagccctgcgtctggtcctttccaagtgcacttctctaggacccggtatatagagtaagtcacgttgggctggtcgttgcgacctccgacaatgggagaaggagagacggtccctaaggtacgatggaccctgaccgtaaataattttaaaggtcagaactaacatcttatacaggccacggtactcataagccaatgtaaatgttgcagcactggtgttatatggcatttcatgggcgttcttgtgagtaacctggctgtcgtattctgaacaatatgaagctttcgggtcgtagacataggaaggccaacatacagggcgttgcaatagtccagcctagacgtgaccgtggcatggatgacagttgccagagcctcgtcagataggtagggtgccaattgtctgtcatagatggaaaaaggcctgtttgctggcagcagcgacctgaacttccattgtcagctgcgaatccaggacgacacctaagttCTTAACAGT encodes:
- the LOC137097995 gene encoding phospholipase A2 inhibitor and Ly6/PLAUR domain-containing protein-like codes for the protein MTITMHVLFNIVLKLFLFFVLIATVASLDCEVCESEDVTCSGNWEHCPSDKDVCIYAVVKSTIDGNTSANTVKSCGNLDMCGTPMVVLNMGNETTYMTSLVCCKGQQCRHTFPSAPSKEFVLNGKVCPACYTAFEKCGNKTVACFGSQHFCFDVSTLVKIDGKETAYTMKGCTTESVCASLSSSRSPMLGEAIVTKIECTPDVLHGSASPKLVLLLCYGLLLLKILL